The Aedes aegypti strain LVP_AGWG unplaced genomic scaffold, AaegL5.0 Primary Assembly AGWG_AaegL5_hic_scaff_1502_PBJ_arrow, whole genome shotgun sequence region TCAgattcaaataaataaacaaatacaaAAGTCTTCATGAAATTAGGTTAAATTCagatattttgaataaattcgttcagagatttttcaaggaaaatcctacaagaattctgacGACGATTTTAAAAATAGTCGTCCAGGTATTTCCATATTTCATTCATGGTTACCCCCAAAAAtcgctccaaaaattccaacGAACAGTAAATTGGTCGTGTTCTAATGAAGTTCCGTAAAACGGGGCGAATAGAAAAAGTGGGGCGAAAAGAAACAAAGCGACCTTCAgttaaaaatgtgaatattaTGTAATGATAACCTTTAAAAACCTACTGAAATTCTTTTTTCCCATTAGTTGAAAAGCAACAGAGTGTACCGCTagactattttcaaattaaaaattttgctacatttctcattaaaaaattgagaggaaaatattgaaatctcaatcatttttgatagcttgaaacatccgccatttttgctgatttcaaaaatgatcgaaaattgaacttaattttaaaaattttttttttttcttcactaagTAAATACATGTTGATATTTCTTCTAGATGCacttaaaaatgtgtttatttttccattaaaatgaaaaaaaagtattgatatttactgaacagtgtttctattcgccccattgcggggtgaaaagaaacatacaacattttcataaatttttgtacgatataatttttatttttaaatagcaATTGGGGTCTTAGCAAAGGAAGACGCGACCCATATTTAAGGCTAATAAAATTGGTTTTAATCCGCACGGTTTAAGTTGTACACATTCAAACATGTCGGaaagtgtttctattcgccccattttacggttCCTTCCTAGCACTTCATCCAaggatactttttttttaagttttcacaccagTTAATACAGGTTAATACAACAGCCCAATGTTTTTCAAGCAAATCCCCCCAGAGTATCATCCAGAGATTTGATCGATGTTTTTTGGCAATTTATCGAGAAAAtcatgttcattttttttaaacaggtCATTTTTTTCCTGGGCTCTTGTAGAATTTCATAAAGGTTACTTTAGAACTGACCCAAATTTCATCAGATTTCTTTAGGACTTTCATTAAAAACacctccagttttttttttcaaaaaaaaaaaatccaatttctgagaaatttccttcagaagaCATCCTGTGATGCAACTATGAGACACAATAGTAGCTTTTAAAGATCGAAAGAAGTTTAGAGTCACATGTTACAACGAAGATTTCTTTTCCTTCTATTTCCAGAGCATCAACGCAAGATCAATGTCGCTAACTTGCCGTGGGACGTAACTGAGCAGCAGTTGCGCGATTTGTTCAGCGGTCATGAGGTCGAGAAGGTGGAGATCTACCATTACCGCAAGTACACGCTGGCCTTGGTCCTGTTCAAGGACAAGGACACCGCTGCCGCGGCTCTGGCCGAAAAGGAGAACTCTATGTTCCGCGATCGCCGTCTTCGTATGCACATGGAATTCACCTCAATCCGCCATATCAAGCGTGAAGTCATTGTTACCGTCGTTGAAGATGAGAACATGACCGAAGAGCAGCTGTGGGATAAGGTTAAGGCAGCTGGCGTGGAACCGACTTCGGTGTTGATCTTCTATCCATTGGGCTATGTTACTTTGGAGAAGGAATGCGACAAGGCCCCTATTCTTGAGAAACTGAAGGCCGCTGGATTCAATGCGCATGACTTGAACCAACGTGACCAGAACCAGCATTTGGACATCTGGCGTGCGGCCAAACTGTTCTTCCGTAACCGCAACCGTGTCCAGCTGTTGAACATTCCCAACAAGTGGATTGAAGATAAGGAAGAGATGAAGAAACAATGCGCTGAAGGAGGTACCATTACCGAAGCTGTTTCGAACAATGTTACCCAAAATCCCCAGATGGCTTCCAACTATGCCCGAATCTTCTACGAAACTGAAGAGCAGGCCGTCAAGGCTGCAAAGGCTCTGAATGGACGCGTTGTTGATGGCAAGCGTATCCATGCTCTGCATCTGGGATCCGCATTGATGCCCAACTACAAGACCTCGGTCTACGTTACGTCTTTGGACAAGGGTGTTACTGAAGAGCAAGTTTATGATCATTTCAAGCAGTTTGGCGAAATTGAGTTCACCAACCGTCGCAACTGTGGAGATGCTGCTATCATCTGCTACAAGAACGCTGCTTCCGCTGAGAAAGCGCTTGCATGCACCACCTTCCCGGCGCCTACCGAAGAGAACAAGGATGCTACCAAGGAGGTTGTTGTCAAGAAATACGACGGACCATTGGTCCTTCGTCCGGTTGCCCTGAAGCGTAAATTGAAGGCCGGAGAAGAAGAGAAGGATCAGGCCGAAAAGACCAAGGAGCAACAAAGTGTGCTCGGAAAGCTGAAGGCTTACCACCCGATCTTTGTCGGCAACGTGCCACTGAATTGCCCACCTTTGGAATTGAAGCACTACTTTGCGCAGCACGGACCAATCAAGTTCATGTTCTCGCCGCAAATCTTGGCTTACCGCAACAGTGCGCCTCACCCCGTGAAGACGTTCATCATCTACTACATGAACCGTCCGAGCCAGCAGAATGCCGTTCGCTTCTTCGACCACAAGTTCTTCGGCGGTCACCGTCTGCATGTGCTGCCACTGCGCGGAACACAAAACATGGATGTCAAGAAGACCATCAAGATGACCAAGATTCCATTCAGTAAGTATATTTGACAAATCCCCTCATTGATTCTTGTTTCAATCGAAATTCAGTTGTGGTGTTAATCCGTGCGTCTCTTTCTCTTCTTTTTTTTCCACAGTGTCCGAGGATGCGTTGTTCAAGAAGATCAAGCCATTCGTTGGCAAGATCAACCGCATCGTGAAGAAGTCGCGATTGATAGCTTACATTGAGCTGGAAGACAGCGCCGACGTCGAGAAAATGATGAACGTTGAAACCCCTGACCATCCTCTGCCAAAGGGTAAGATGGAACAGCTCAAGACCCCAATCAGCGCTCGTCTGTACAATGAGGACGATGTTCGTGTATTGAACGGCATCGCCAAGATTGTCGCCAAGAACCCGGATATGCTGAAGAAGAACATTCAGCCACCCAACAAGCGTCCACGCATGGAGTTCGGTGGTCCAGGTAAGATTTCGGATActgttttggattttttatttttcatttcagaATCCATCGGATAACTCTTCACATATTCTATTGTCCTGCAATTTGATTGCTGGGATTGACTCTCCCCCCTTTCGTAGCATTCTCTTAGTACCCTTCCTCGTTTTCCTATTCATCCACTTTTCCCCTCGATTGCTATTTCAAGTTTGGTTTAACCTGAATTCAACGTACAATTActtcaaagtttataatgaTTTCTGTATTTTGGAAAAGTCGACATTAGCTACAAGTGCGAAGGTTGAATTTCTTCCTCCCTAGCGAATATAGTCAATGTCGTATTATAAACTATGAAGTTTGTCTCTATATTGAGATTCTCTGGTTTAACCTCAGTAGCGTAAAGATATGGACttaatttaattgaaatgaCGTCTCGTTTTCCAGGTTTTAATCAAGGCCCTGGAGGCTTCGTTCCCAATAACAATATGAACAATCCAAATGCTATCCAAGATTTGTTGCGTCTTGCGTTCATGTCCGGCAAGAACGTTGGCGAGAGTCTGGCTTCTAACCAGAGCTCGTTCGGACCCGACCCACCAGTCGCCAATTCCAACAACTTTGGTGACGGTGGTTTCGGTAACCGTAACCGCAATAACCAAGGTGGTAATCAAGGCAACTTCCGTGGTCAAGGAAGAATGAACATGAACCAGAATCAGAACCGTGGCAACAATGCCAACAAT contains the following coding sequences:
- the LOC110680504 gene encoding uncharacterized protein LOC110680504, coding for MLQRRFLFLLFPEHQRKINVANLPWDVTEQQLRDLFSGHEVEKVEIYHYRKYTLALVLFKDKDTAAAALAEKENSMFRDRRLRMHMEFTSIRHIKREVIVTVVEDENMTEEQLWDKVKAAGVEPTSVLIFYPLGYVTLEKECDKAPILEKLKAAGFNAHDLNQRDQNQHLDIWRAAKLFFRNRNRVQLLNIPNKWIEDKEEMKKQCAEGGTITEAVSNNVTQNPQMASNYARIFYETEEQAVKAAKALNGRVVDGKRIHALHLGSALMPNYKTSVYVTSLDKGVTEEQVYDHFKQFGEIEFTNRRNCGDAAIICYKNAASAEKALACTTFPAPTEENKDATKEVVVKKYDGPLVLRPVALKRKLKAGEEEKDQAEKTKEQQSVLGKLKAYHPIFVGNVPLNCPPLELKHYFAQHGPIKFMFSPQILAYRNSAPHPVKTFIIYYMNRPSQQNAVRFFDHKFFGGHRLHVLPLRGTQNMDVKKTIKMTKIPFMSEDALFKKIKPFVGKINRIVKKSRLIAYIELEDSADVEKMMNVETPDHPLPKGKMEQLKTPISARLYNEDDVRVLNGIAKIVAKNPDMLKKNIQPPNKRPRMEFGGPGFNQGPGGFVPNNNMNNPNAIQDLLRLAFMSGKNVGESLASNQSSFGPDPPVANSNNFGDGGFGNRNRNNQGGNQGNFRGQGRMNMNQNQNRGNNANNFGGNTNAGG